TGCGGGCCTGGGATTCGTCCTTGAGGTTGAAGCGCAGCCGGGTGATGCAGTGGGTGTGGTTGCGAATATTCTCAGCGCCACCGACCCCGTCAATGATGGCGGCGGCCAGCTGGTCCTGGCTCAGTGGGGCGACGGCGGCGGCAGGCTGCTCATCCTGCGGCTGCTGCTGCTCAGGCTCGTCCTCGCCGCTGCGGACGATTGTTGCCGCCGGGTCGCCTGCGCTCACGGTTCCCACGTGGGCGTCGATACGCTCGCAGGTGGTGGCTGAGTTGGTGACGGCGACGATGGTGCAGGTGGACTTGCCTTCCTGCGCAACAAGCTCGGTGTCCCAGGTGGCGATGGCGTCGCCTGCCTGGACCTGATCGCCCTTGACCACGCTCAGCGCGAAGGGGCGTCCCTGCAGCTCAACGGTGTCGATGCCCAGGTGGACCAGCACGTCTAGGCCGTCTTCGGTATGCAGTCCGATGGCATGGCTGGTCCGCGCCACCATGGTCACCGTGCCGGTGACGGGGGAGACGACGGTGGTGTCCGTGGGATCGGCGATGCCAAAGCCTTGGCCTAGGGCGCCTTTGGCAAAGGTGGGATCGGGGACATCGGCCAGGTCAATAACGGTGCCTGAGACCGGTGCTACTAGGGATTGTGTGGCCATCCGTGGGCTCCTTTGGAAGCGGTCATGCAACTTTCGGTTCAGGTTAACACCGGGGGGAGAAAGCGGGATGGTTTTTGGCCAATCAGTGCTGCCGCACTAGTAAGTGCATTCGAGGCGGCCTGGGGCTAAGTGGTGCCGGTCAATGGTGGAGCCTTAACTGTACAACCTGGGCTGATGAACCTTGACGCGGTGGTGGAAGGGAGTATAGTGGGAGGGGAACATGTGAACGGGGACTGAGCGTACCGGGGGGAGAGCATGCCCCCGGAGGGGGGAGGCCTTGAAATGCCCGTCACACCAGACTGTTACTTCACTGTCAATGACCCGGAAAATCCGGTAGCTGTGCACTATCGGGACATTGTGCGCGCAACCCATCTTTTCTGGGAATCCCAGGTTCCGCGCGGTGATGAGGCCATGCGCACGTCCGTGGCCCGGCTGGTCAAGGACACGGGCGCGCGGCCGTACACGTTGAAAAACTCGATCATCGTGGGACTGGATGTACTGTCTCGGCTGCCGTTGCTCAACGCGCTTCAGCATGAGTTGTTTCATCTGGACCTGGATCGGGTGACGGCAATTGGCAGGCTCATGGAGGCTGTTGATCGGGAGGATTTCGGGGACGTCGATAGGCATTTGACTGCGTATCTCACGCCCACGGTTCCCGGGCAGGCGCTTCCTACGGTGCGGCAATTGGAAGCCAAGCTCACCGAGATTATTCGGGCGCTGGATCCGGAGATTATTCCGGGCCAAAAGGAGCCGCCGCGTCAACGCCGCTACGGGGTAGACCATAACGATGTCACCTCCGATTTCCTTATCACGCTGGACCTTGATGAAGGCGTGTGGCTAGACAAGCTCGTGCGGGCCCGTGCGGCCAAGGACAACACCACCCTGGGGGAGGCGTTCGTCGCCCTGGTCAAGGAGAAGAGCACCACCCGAGTGGTCCTCAACCTGTATAAGGCCACAGATATTGAGGCCGCCCCGGCGTGGATGCCGCAGGCCGGTTGGCTCAGCGAGCGTTCCCAGCGGCAGTGGGAGTCCATGGTGACGCAGGTGCGCGACATGGACAGCGCGCGTACCGAATACACCGCGGCCCACGATGCCACCCGGGGATTGTCGGCGTGGGTGGATGGGCGTGACGGCACCTGCCGCTTCCCGGGCTGTACCCATCCCGCTGACACCGCGCAGCAGGACCATCGGATCAACCACCACGAGGGGGGATCTACCAGCTGCGACGGCCTGGCCAACCTGTGCCAGCATCATCACAATATGAAAACCGATGGGGTGGTGCGCTACCTCCTCGACCCATCCACCGGCATTGCCGTGTGGATGATGGATGATGCCACCTGGCAAGTATCGGTGCCCAGCGGCCCGCTGAGTTGCCGGGGAATCGCCTGGGCGCGCACCATTGCGCAGTACCGCAGCCAGCGGTGCGAGCGTGCCCGCGAACTGGCGCGCAGGGCCGCGCGGGAGGAGGTCGGTTTGGATACTCGCCCATGGTGGTGACTACACTCGTGTCCCGCACAAAGACGCGAAGAGAAGGGGTGATGGTGTGCGGGTCCTTGCCGCCATGAGCGGGGGAGTAGATTCCTCCGTTGCCGCCGCCCGTGCCATGGAAGCCGGGCATGAGGTCATCGGGGTGCACCTTGCACTCTCCCGCGACCCGCAAGCCGTGCGCGAGTCCTCGCGCGGGTGTTGCTCGCTGGAGGATTCCGCCGACGCTCGCCGCGTGTGCGACAAGCTGGGCATCCCCTTCTACGTCTGGGACTTTTCTGATCGCTTTAAAGAAGAGGTCATCGACGACTTCGTGGACTCCTACGCCCATGGCGAAACCCCCAACCCCTGCCTGCGCTGCAATGAGAAAATCAAGTTCGCAGCCCTGCTGGAGCGTGGCCTCGCCCTGGGCTTTGACGCCGTGGTCACCGGCCACTACGCGCAGTTGACGCTCCCGCAGGATGGCGGCGACGGCTACCTGCGCCGCTCCGTGGACCCTAACAAGGACCAGTCCTATGTCCTGGGAGTACTCGGCGCCCACGAGTTGGCACACTGCATGTTCCCCGTGGGCGACACTCACAAGCCGCAGATCCGGGAGGAAGCGGCGCGGCATGGGTTCTCCACGGCCTCGAAGCCGGACTCCTATGACATTTGCTTCATCCCGGACGGTGACACCAAGGCCTTCCTGGGGGCCCACATTGGGCTGCGCCCCGGGGCGATCGTTGATACTGAAGGCCACACGCTGCGCGAGCATGACGGGGTGTACGGCTTTACTATCGGCCAACGCAAAGGGCTAGATATTAAAACTCCGACGCCGGACGGGACGCCCCGCTACGTCACAGACATCGACGCGCGCACCGGCACGGTCACGGTGGGGTCCCGGGCGGACCTCGCCGTCACCAGCATCGAGGCGGACCGGTTGAAGATCCTGCACCCCGCCATGGACGGAATCTTTGACGCCCAGGTCCAGGTGCGCGCCCACGGCGGCGTGGTGGACTGCCGCGCCCAGGTGGATCGCACGCGCGACCAGATGCACCTTGAACTGGCGCAGCCGCTGTCCGGCGTGGCGCGCGGGCAGGCCGCTGTGGTCTATCTGCCCGACCCCGGCGGGGACATCGTGGTGGGCTCCGGCACCATCACCGGAACTGGCCGCTAAGCTGCCCCAGATGAGCACCATCTATGGGCTAGGCCCCATGCCCGGAACCTCCATCGCGCATGCTGCCAGCATGATCGATGGGGAGACCACCCTGCGCCACATTCCCCTCCTGCCGCAGCGGGGACTGACCTGCCAGGCCGTGGCCTATACCGTGGCGCACCTTGAGGGGGTCTACATCGAACGCGGTCCCCGCAGCTGGCGGTTGTGCCCCCGCCCAAGCCTGCTGAGCCGGCAGGCTCGAGACCAGGTGGAGCGGGACCGTGACGCGCTGGAGGCCGCGTGGTCGGGTCTGCGCGCCCCGCTCAAACAGCAGTTCCTTGGGCCCTGGACCTTAAGCGCGCGCCTGGAGCTTAGTTCGGGGCACCGCGTGCTCACCGACCGCTACGCGTTGGCTGACCTTCGCGCCGCCCTTGCCGGCGCTGCGGCGGCAAGCCCGTGGGATATTCAGCTCGACGAACCAGACCTTGGCCTGATCCTCGGTGGGAATGTGCCCGCCCCAACAGCTTTTCATGCCATTGATCCGGTCCCCGCCGAGCGAGTCGCCGCGGCCCTCAAACAGGTCGGCCACCAGTGGCTCAACCTGGCTGGAGTGCCGCCGCGGTGGTGGCGCGAGCTGTGCCTGTGGCCCCAGACGCTCATCGTGGACGCGATGGACCTTGACGCTGCCGCGCAGCGCCTCGACGCGGGCTTGCGCCTCGGGGTGGTAGAAGGTCACCCGGCGGCGCTGTCACACGAGGTGGGGGTTGACGCCGAGGACCTCATCGACGTGGTCAAGCGCGACTGGCCCGCCTAGGCCGAGCCCCCTAGCCCCCTAGCCCCCTAGCCCCCTAGCCCCTAGTCCAGGCGGTAGCCGGCTTCCTCGACGGCGGCGGCCACCGCATCGCGGTCCACGGTGCCCGCAGAGGTGATGGTCAGGTGGCCGTCGGTGTGGCTGACGGATACGTCGCTGACCCCAGGGATGGCGCTGACCTCCTCGCGCACCGCGTTCTCGCAGTGGCCGCAGGTCATGCCGGTGACGTGAAATTCAGTAGTAGTCATGTCAGCCATTATCCACGCATGGGCCAGGAGGTGTGGACGTCGGAGGCGTCGCGGTCGCGGGCCTCAAGGTAGGACTTGAACTCTGTCTGCATCTCGTAATAGCCCACGGCCTGGAACTCCATGAGCTCCTCGCAGGTCATCTCCACCAGGTCTGGGTAGAGCTTGGCCTGCCGCCAGGCGATGCGCGCGGCGGCCAGCGCGTCAGAGGTGGCCTCATGGGCGTTATCAATGCGCACCCCGTAGTGGGCGGACATGTCCGTGAGCGTGCGCTTGCCCTTGCGGTAGCGGTCCTTGAGCTTGTCTATGACAAAGGGGTCATAGACGGTGCCAGTGACGGTGAAGTCGCCCGTCAGCTGGCGCAGCACGGTCAGGTCATAGGCGGCGTTGAACACGATGAGCGTGAGCCCCTCCTCCCAACCCGCGCGGATGGCTGCCACGGTTTCTGCCAGGACCTCATCGTGGGGGCGCCCATGCTCGCGGGCGTATTCGGTGGTGATGCCATGGACCTTTTGTGCCCCCTCGGGGATCTCGATGCCGGGATCGGCGAGTGACTCGCTGGGGTGGGCCCCGGCGGCGTCGATACGCACCATGGCGGAGGTGACAATGCGCGCTTCCATCGGGTTGGCGGAGGTGGTCTCCAGGTCGAAGGACAGCATGGCGGAGGGGGAGAAGTGGCTCATGGGCACAACCCTACTTTCCGCCTGGGACCCACCGATAGAATCGGAAGGCGTGACTGACACCAAGGACAATAATGAGCAGCTGCGCCGTCATTGGGATGAGCTTGCCTCCGCCGTGCGCTACCACCGGCAGCGCTATTACAACGGCACCCCCGAACTGCCGGACGGAGAATTTGACGCATTATTTTCCCAGCTCGTGGCCCTGGAGAAGGACCACCCGGAGCTTGCGGTGCCGGATAGTCCCACCATGGAAGTGGGTGCCCCAACCCCGGAGGGGTCCAACTTTGCGGACGTCACCCACCTCGAACGCATGTACTCATTGGACAACGTCTTTTCCGCCGAAGAACTCGCCGACTGGCTGGCCCGCACCCCCGCCCCGGCCTACCTGACGGAACTGAAAATCGACGGCCTGTCCATCGACCTGGTCTACCGGGACGGCCACCTGGAGCGCGCCGCCACCCGCGGCGACGGCACCACGGGCGAGGACATCACCGCCAACGCCAAGGTCATCTCGGACATCCCCCACCAGCTCACCGGAACCAGAGAATACCCCGTCCCAGCCTTGGTGGAGATTCGTGGCGAAGTCTTCATCGCCGTGGAAGACTTCGCGGACGTCAACGAGCAGCGCCAGGCAGCCGGAGGCAAGCCCTTTGCCAATCCCCGCAACGCCGCCGCGGGCTCCTTGCGGCAGAAAAATGTCGAAGACGTCCGCCGCCGCCGACTGCGCATGATCTGCCACGGCATCGGCGCCCGGGAGGGCTTTCACCCCACCACCCAGCACCAGGCCTACCAGGCCCTGCGGGCGTGGGGCCTGCCCGTCTCCGACTACACCCGCCAGGTGCACTCCGTCGAGGAAGTCCAGGAGCAGGTGGCCTACTGGGCACAGCACCGCCACGACGCCCTCCATGAGATGGACGGGCTGGTGATCAAGGTCGATGACATAGCCGAGCAACGCAAACTCGGCGCCACCAGCCGGGCGCCACGCTGGGCGATTGCCTACAAGTACCCACCCGAGGAGGTGACCACCCAGCTGCTGGACATCCGGGTGGGCGTGGGCCGCACCGGCCGGGTCACCCCGTTCGCGGTCATGGAACCCGTCCTGGTCGCCGGGTCCACCGTCGCCATGGCCACCCTGCACAACCAGACCGAGGTGGCCCGCAAGGGCGTGCTCATCGGGGATACGGTGGTCATCCGCAAGGCCGGAGAAGTTATCCCGGAGGTCCTCGGCCCCGTGGCGGAGCGCCGCGACGGCACCGAGCGCGCGTTCGTCTTTCCCGCCCTGTGCCCCGTATGCGGCACCCGCCTAGCCCCCCAGAAGGAAGACGACGCCGACTGGCGCTGCCCCAACCATCGCTCCTGCCCCGCGCAGCTGACCGCCCGGCTGACCTACCTGGCCGGGCGCGGCGCCTTTGACATCGAGGCGCTAGGGGAGAAGGGTGCGCGGGACCTCATCGCTTCCGGGGTGCTCAAGGACGAAGCCACCCTTTTTGACCTCACCGAGGAAGACCTGAAGGCCACCGCGGTCTATACCACCAAGAAAAAGACGGTCAACGCGGGCGGTCGGTCGCTCATCCGCAACCTCGAGCAGGCCCGCCACGCGCAGCTGTGGCGCGTCATCGTGGCACTGTCCATCCGGCACGTGGGCCCCACCGCCGCCCGCGCGCTCGCCGCACACTTCCACTCCCTGCCTGCGCTTGCCGACGCCCCCGCGGACGAGCTCGCGGACATCGACGGCGTCGGCACGATCATCGCCCAGTCCGTGGTGGACTGGTTCGCCGTGGACTGGCACCGCGGCATCGTTGCAGCGTGGGCGCGCGCCGGGGTGACCATGGAAGAAGACGCCCCAGAGGGTAAAGAGCTCACCCTTGACGGCTTGACCGTGGTGGTCACCGGAACGCTGGAGGGATTCACCCGGGACGGGGCGAAGGAGGCCATTGCCAGCCGCGGCGGCAAGGCCGCAGGTTCGGTGTCCAAGAAGACGGACTACGTGGTCGCCGGCCCCGGCGCCGGGTCCAAGGCCGCCAAGGCCGAGCAGCTGGGGGTGCCCATCCTTACAGAGGCGGAGTTTGTGGCCCTGCTGGCTGGTGAGTTAGGACAGGATGGCGCCGCAGACGGTAGCTAGATGCCCGAGGTGGCTGACCTCTGAGGCCAGGTAGTCCGGCCCCCCGGTGCGCCCGGTGACCACCACCAGGTTGGTGCCGGGCAGCGGGGCTGCGGCCAGCGCCGAGTCGAGCAGCGCCCACCCCCGCGGGATCCAGGCCTCCGTCTCCGGGTTGAGCACCCGGGCGGTGGTAATTGGGATGGACTCGGGGTTTTCGTGGTTATCCTCCGGGGCGGCGGAGGATCCGGCGACGCGGGTGACGGGATCGCTGGTGTCTAGCACCAGCGCCCAGGAGGAGGTCATGGACCTAGGTAGTACGCTGACCAGGACGTTCATGGCGCCGCGGACGTCGCGGGCGTGCTGGGCAACCTCGGCGAGCATGGCTATCTGGCCGCGCCTGTCCACCCTCCCGGAAAATGGGCGAATGGAGTCTACTAACACGCCGTCGACGGCCTGCGCGGCGCTGACCAGGACGTCGGCCATGGTGGCTGGCGGCAGCTCCACAACCAGGTCATCCATGGCGGTGCCGTCCGGAAATGTCTCCACCACGTCTACCGACTGAATGTTGGCGTTGATGCGCCCCATGGAGTCAGCCACGAGGGCGAGGCTGCCGGGGGAGTCGGGAAGAAGTACGCGGATAAGATAGGACATTGCTGTCAGCGGGCCTTTCTGGGGCGTGGTATCTGCCCCACATGATAGCTACTGCGGCGGCCATGGGGGTGGGCGCGACGGCGCTGCACTACTATGGGCCTGGTTCCCACCCGATTTGCGAAGAAGGAAATTCCCACGTGCCTGATTTTTCGCGCGATAAGGTAGCCCACCTGGCCAACCTGGCTAGGTTGGCGCTCAGCGACGAGGAGCTTGATCAATACGCCACCCAGATCGATGGCATCATCGCCAACGTGTCTGCGGTGCAGCAGGTGGCTGCGCAGGGGGTGGAGCCGATGAGCCACCCGCACTCGATTACCACCACCATGCGCGCGGACGTCGAGGAAAAGACGCTCACCGCGGACCAGGCCCTGGACCAGGCGCCTGAGGTGGAACAGCAGCGCTTCGTCGTACCGCAGATTCTGGGGGAGTAAGGCCAATCATGACTACTTTTATCCGGCCCGACTCCGGGCTGACCAGCCTGTCCGCCGCGGAGCTGGCGGCCAAGATCCACTCCCGCGAGGTCACCTCCCGCGAGGTCACGCAGGCACACTTGGAGCGTATCGACGCCACCGAGGACACCCTGCATGCTTTCCTGCACGTCGGCGCGGACGAGGCCCTGGCGGCTGCTGACGCGGTAGACCAGGCGCTCGACGCAGGGGAGACCCCGGCCTCCCCGTTGGCGGGTGTGCCGCTGGCGCTCAAGGACATCTTCACCACCACCGACGCCCCCACGACGGCGGCGTCCAAGATGCTCGAGGGCTACATGAGCCCCTACGACGCGACGGTGACGCGGCGCATCCGGCAGGCCGGCATCCCCATCCTGGGCAAGACCAACCTGGATGAGTTCGCCATGGGCTCGTCGACGGAGAACTCCGCCTTCGGTCCCACCCACAACCCGTATGACCCGGAGCGCACTGCCGGCGGGTCCGGCGGCGGGACGGCCGCCGCGCTGGCCGCCGGCCAGGCACCCCTGGGTATTGGCACGGATACCGGCGGATCGATCCGCCAGCCCGCGGCCCTGACCAACACGGTGGGTGTGAAGCCCACCTACGGCACCGTGTCGCGCTATGGCCTCATCGCCTGCGCGTCATCGCTGGACCAGGGCGGTCCGTGCGCGCGCACGGTGCTCGATACCGCGCTGCTTCACGAGGTCATCGCTGGCCACGACCGCTTCGATGCCACCTCCGTGGACCGTCCCGTCGCCCCCGTGGTTGCCGCTGCCAAGCAGGGTGCCACCGGGGATTTGAGCGGCGTGCGCGTCGGCGTGGTCAAGCAGTTTGACCGCGAGGGCTGGCAGCCCGGCGTGATGGAGCAGTACCACCGCGCTTTGGACCAGCTCAAGGAGCAGGGCGCACAGATCATTGAGGTGGACTGCCCCCACTTTGATGACGCCCTGGCCGCCTACTACCTCATCCTGCCCTGCGAGGTGTCTTCCAACCTGGCGCGTTTTGATGGCATGCGCTACGGCCTGCGCGTGGGCGATGACGGCACGCATTCCTCTGAGGAGGTCATGGCCTTGAGCCGTGCCGCCGGCTTTGGCCCGGAGGTCAAGCGCCGCATCATCCTGGGCACCTATGCACTGTCGGTGGGTTACTATGACGCCTACTATTTGCAGGCCCAGCGCGTGCGTACGCTCATCGCCCAAGACTTCGCCGCCGCCTTCGAGCAGGTGGACGTCCTGGCCACCCCGACCACCCCCACCACGGCGTTCAAGCTGGGTGAAAAGGCCGAGGATCCGCTGGCCATGTACAACTTCGACCTGTGCACATTGCCGCTAAACCTGGCAGGCTTGTGCGGTATGTCCGTGCCCTCCGGGTTTGCGGGGGACACCGGGTTGCCGGTCGGCCTGCAGCTGATGGCGCCCGCATTCGCGGACGATCGCCTCTACCGAGTCGGCGGCGCCTTTGAAGCAGGGCGCGCCGGAAAGGACTAGTCATGCCCCACGATCCTGAGATGGTCAAGCGCAAGCGCCGCGCCCTCGGCGCCACGGTCACCGCCACCCGCTGGATCTCTTCCAACCTCATTCGGGTGAGCTTCTCCTGCCCGGGCATCGTGGGCATGGACCTGCCATTTACGGACCACTACATCAAGTTCCTCTTCATCCCGGAGGGCGCGGACTACTCCTGGCCGTTCGAGCTGGCGGAGATCCGTGAGACCCGCCCGGCGGACATGCAGCCGGTGCGTCGCACCTACACGCTGCGCAGCTGGGACACCCAGGCCGGTACCTTTGACGTGGACTTTGTCGCCCACGGCGAGGAGGGCTTGGCCGGGCCCTGGGCGCAGCGCGCGCAGCCCGGAGATGTGTTGGCCTTCGCGGGCCCGGGTGGGGCCTGGGCGCCGCGTGCCGAGTATGCGCACTTTGTGCTCGCCGGTGATGAGGCGGCCGCACCTGCGGTAGCGGCGGGCGTCGACAAGCTCCCTGCCGGTGCCACCGCGCAGGTGTACCTGGAGGTCGCTGACGCCTCGGCGCGCTTCGAACTGGACGTCCCGGAAGGCGTCACGGTGCAGTGGGTGCACCGGGATGGGGCGACCCCGGGGGCGGCGCTGGCTCACGCCGTGCGGGCCGGCGGCATCCCGGAGGCGCACACCTCCTGGTTTATCCACGGCGTGG
Above is a genomic segment from Corynebacterium uberis containing:
- a CDS encoding 3'-5' exonuclease gives rise to the protein MSHFSPSAMLSFDLETTSANPMEARIVTSAMVRIDAAGAHPSESLADPGIEIPEGAQKVHGITTEYAREHGRPHDEVLAETVAAIRAGWEEGLTLIVFNAAYDLTVLRQLTGDFTVTGTVYDPFVIDKLKDRYRKGKRTLTDMSAHYGVRIDNAHEATSDALAAARIAWRQAKLYPDLVEMTCEELMEFQAVGYYEMQTEFKSYLEARDRDASDVHTSWPMRG
- a CDS encoding HNH endonuclease signature motif containing protein: MPVTPDCYFTVNDPENPVAVHYRDIVRATHLFWESQVPRGDEAMRTSVARLVKDTGARPYTLKNSIIVGLDVLSRLPLLNALQHELFHLDLDRVTAIGRLMEAVDREDFGDVDRHLTAYLTPTVPGQALPTVRQLEAKLTEIIRALDPEIIPGQKEPPRQRRYGVDHNDVTSDFLITLDLDEGVWLDKLVRARAAKDNTTLGEAFVALVKEKSTTRVVLNLYKATDIEAAPAWMPQAGWLSERSQRQWESMVTQVRDMDSARTEYTAAHDATRGLSAWVDGRDGTCRFPGCTHPADTAQQDHRINHHEGGSTSCDGLANLCQHHHNMKTDGVVRYLLDPSTGIAVWMMDDATWQVSVPSGPLSCRGIAWARTIAQYRSQRCERARELARRAAREEVGLDTRPWW
- the gatC gene encoding Asp-tRNA(Asn)/Glu-tRNA(Gln) amidotransferase subunit GatC, with translation MPDFSRDKVAHLANLARLALSDEELDQYATQIDGIIANVSAVQQVAAQGVEPMSHPHSITTTMRADVEEKTLTADQALDQAPEVEQQRFVVPQILGE
- a CDS encoding heavy-metal-associated domain-containing protein — encoded protein: MTTTEFHVTGMTCGHCENAVREEVSAIPGVSDVSVSHTDGHLTITSAGTVDRDAVAAAVEEAGYRLD
- a CDS encoding siderophore-interacting protein; this translates as MPHDPEMVKRKRRALGATVTATRWISSNLIRVSFSCPGIVGMDLPFTDHYIKFLFIPEGADYSWPFELAEIRETRPADMQPVRRTYTLRSWDTQAGTFDVDFVAHGEEGLAGPWAQRAQPGDVLAFAGPGGAWAPRAEYAHFVLAGDEAAAPAVAAGVDKLPAGATAQVYLEVADASARFELDVPEGVTVQWVHRDGATPGAALAHAVRAGGIPEAHTSWFIHGVAEMIKDLRRFLFVENSVDKKDVSITGYWRLGMIEDQWQASKHDFNRELEEAEGHSA
- a CDS encoding amino acid-binding ACT domain protein; the encoded protein is MSYLIRVLLPDSPGSLALVADSMGRINANIQSVDVVETFPDGTAMDDLVVELPPATMADVLVSAAQAVDGVLVDSIRPFSGRVDRRGQIAMLAEVAQHARDVRGAMNVLVSVLPRSMTSSWALVLDTSDPVTRVAGSSAAPEDNHENPESIPITTARVLNPETEAWIPRGWALLDSALAAAPLPGTNLVVVTGRTGGPDYLASEVSHLGHLATVCGAILS
- the mnmA gene encoding tRNA 2-thiouridine(34) synthase MnmA encodes the protein MRVLAAMSGGVDSSVAAARAMEAGHEVIGVHLALSRDPQAVRESSRGCCSLEDSADARRVCDKLGIPFYVWDFSDRFKEEVIDDFVDSYAHGETPNPCLRCNEKIKFAALLERGLALGFDAVVTGHYAQLTLPQDGGDGYLRRSVDPNKDQSYVLGVLGAHELAHCMFPVGDTHKPQIREEAARHGFSTASKPDSYDICFIPDGDTKAFLGAHIGLRPGAIVDTEGHTLREHDGVYGFTIGQRKGLDIKTPTPDGTPRYVTDIDARTGTVTVGSRADLAVTSIEADRLKILHPAMDGIFDAQVQVRAHGGVVDCRAQVDRTRDQMHLELAQPLSGVARGQAAVVYLPDPGGDIVVGSGTITGTGR
- a CDS encoding methionine synthase: MSTIYGLGPMPGTSIAHAASMIDGETTLRHIPLLPQRGLTCQAVAYTVAHLEGVYIERGPRSWRLCPRPSLLSRQARDQVERDRDALEAAWSGLRAPLKQQFLGPWTLSARLELSSGHRVLTDRYALADLRAALAGAAAASPWDIQLDEPDLGLILGGNVPAPTAFHAIDPVPAERVAAALKQVGHQWLNLAGVPPRWWRELCLWPQTLIVDAMDLDAAAQRLDAGLRLGVVEGHPAALSHEVGVDAEDLIDVVKRDWPA
- the ligA gene encoding NAD-dependent DNA ligase LigA — translated: MAEGEKWLMGTTLLSAWDPPIESEGVTDTKDNNEQLRRHWDELASAVRYHRQRYYNGTPELPDGEFDALFSQLVALEKDHPELAVPDSPTMEVGAPTPEGSNFADVTHLERMYSLDNVFSAEELADWLARTPAPAYLTELKIDGLSIDLVYRDGHLERAATRGDGTTGEDITANAKVISDIPHQLTGTREYPVPALVEIRGEVFIAVEDFADVNEQRQAAGGKPFANPRNAAAGSLRQKNVEDVRRRRLRMICHGIGAREGFHPTTQHQAYQALRAWGLPVSDYTRQVHSVEEVQEQVAYWAQHRHDALHEMDGLVIKVDDIAEQRKLGATSRAPRWAIAYKYPPEEVTTQLLDIRVGVGRTGRVTPFAVMEPVLVAGSTVAMATLHNQTEVARKGVLIGDTVVIRKAGEVIPEVLGPVAERRDGTERAFVFPALCPVCGTRLAPQKEDDADWRCPNHRSCPAQLTARLTYLAGRGAFDIEALGEKGARDLIASGVLKDEATLFDLTEEDLKATAVYTTKKKTVNAGGRSLIRNLEQARHAQLWRVIVALSIRHVGPTAARALAAHFHSLPALADAPADELADIDGVGTIIAQSVVDWFAVDWHRGIVAAWARAGVTMEEDAPEGKELTLDGLTVVVTGTLEGFTRDGAKEAIASRGGKAAGSVSKKTDYVVAGPGAGSKAAKAEQLGVPILTEAEFVALLAGELGQDGAADGS
- the gatA gene encoding Asp-tRNA(Asn)/Glu-tRNA(Gln) amidotransferase subunit GatA is translated as MTTFIRPDSGLTSLSAAELAAKIHSREVTSREVTQAHLERIDATEDTLHAFLHVGADEALAAADAVDQALDAGETPASPLAGVPLALKDIFTTTDAPTTAASKMLEGYMSPYDATVTRRIRQAGIPILGKTNLDEFAMGSSTENSAFGPTHNPYDPERTAGGSGGGTAAALAAGQAPLGIGTDTGGSIRQPAALTNTVGVKPTYGTVSRYGLIACASSLDQGGPCARTVLDTALLHEVIAGHDRFDATSVDRPVAPVVAAAKQGATGDLSGVRVGVVKQFDREGWQPGVMEQYHRALDQLKEQGAQIIEVDCPHFDDALAAYYLILPCEVSSNLARFDGMRYGLRVGDDGTHSSEEVMALSRAAGFGPEVKRRIILGTYALSVGYYDAYYLQAQRVRTLIAQDFAAAFEQVDVLATPTTPTTAFKLGEKAEDPLAMYNFDLCTLPLNLAGLCGMSVPSGFAGDTGLPVGLQLMAPAFADDRLYRVGGAFEAGRAGKD